A single genomic interval of Centropristis striata isolate RG_2023a ecotype Rhode Island chromosome 8, C.striata_1.0, whole genome shotgun sequence harbors:
- the LOC131976005 gene encoding hepcidin-like produces MKTFSVAVAVAIVVIFICIHENSAVPAGVQKPEELMSNDNPAAEHQELPGRPEKMPSNIRKKRGCSCECWPDPDPKLFVV; encoded by the exons ATGAAGACATTCAGTGTTGCAGTTGCAGTGGCCATCGTTGTCATCTTCATATGCATTCATGAGAACTCTGCTGTCCCTGCTGGG GTGCAAAAGCCGGAGGAGCTGATGAGCAATGACAATCCAGCTGCTGAACATCAAGAGTTGCCAGGGAGACCGGAGAAG ATGCCATCTAACATCAGGAAGAAGAGGGGATGCAGTTGCGAATGCTGGCCTGATCCTGATCCTAAGCTCTTCGTTGTATGA